The following nucleotide sequence is from Anopheles stephensi strain Indian chromosome 3, UCI_ANSTEP_V1.0, whole genome shotgun sequence.
CTGCAATTAGGCTTTATGTAGTTCGTATTGCATATAATTTAGTACTTACCCTTCGGTTTTAAATTTGCGATGCAAGCTATCGCCTCGCGTAGTACTTTAACATCGACTTCCATCATCACAGCTCTTTACGGGACCTGTTTTTAGCAACTTCAGCTGAATAATGTCCTTGGTACTCTCACATGGGCCTATACTAGATCCTGTAGAGACTGTTTGCACGTAAAATACTTAATTTTATCATATACTACCGATAGAAACACATGCGATATCGCCGGCAGAATctgaaaaataacaacaaacaagTTTGTTGTGTATGTCTCGGCGTCATCTGTCAAAAGTCTtcggagagcgagagagagagagagagaaaaaaagctataCAACCAGACGGAGAGAGATGCAGTGGAAATATTTCGCCTTTCTTCCTCGTATGGCATTTTGCAAAATCATCCAAAACCACAGCGTCGCTCGCTTCGTCATACATTGAAAAAGCCCCTGTTCTTATTGATTATGTAGTGCTTTTATTCAGTGACACTTTTCCAAAccaataaaattaaaccaaacaaTGAGACGACAGGACACAGAGTTTGCGGGGGTCCGCAGAATCCTGCGGAACACCGACCACTTCCATCTTCAGCGTTTACAGACACCCGCCTCGTAATGCCAGCACCAAATGTAGTACGGAACCTCCTTGGACCTTGTAGTCCTGGGCAGTCTTATCATCGTTCCTACAAAGAAACAAGATACCCCGGGGTGAATAAGGAACCTGCTCTGAATCAGGCCACCCAAGAGCTGGATGTGAAGCAGAAGTTGGGATTTACATCTGTTTGCCGGAAAAGATCAatcgctgctgctggggaGGGATGCCTTCCTTCTCCTCCACCCGCTCTTTGATCCGGTCCACTTTGTCCGTGGGCTCGATGTCGATTTCAATTTCTTTGCCGGTCAGGGTCTTTTCGAGGGCAACCAACAGCGTTTCCGGGTGATGCAAGGATGCAGTAAGCGAAAGAGGGACGAGAGCAGAAACCACAAACGGTTTAGTACGTGCGTTAGGTTGTGGCAAGCACTACAATCGGGATTACCTTCACTTTGATCAGCATTATCACGGAGATTTGTAGAGATTTAGGTCTAAATTAAAGTTGAATCACAAACAAGCCCGCAAACAGTTCGTTCCTTGTATGCTTTCTTCTATTTATTTCTGCCCGCTGTCAAAAGTGCTCGAACTGTCAACGGAAGCTGCTCGAACAGTGGCTGCTCGAAATGGGCCGTGCCAAAATCAACAATAAACGAAATGTCAAAATATCGACGCAGAGTTCAAcacgttttgttgtgtttcgcGTGTTTGGGCGAGCAATTTTTGTGGAGttttagcaaacaaaaacgatgAGTGATTCCGAATCCGATACCGGCGATGTGGAGAAAGGCATCGAGCATTTCAACGGTCCGGTGGAAAATGCGTGGCTGATGAAAATTCCCGAATTCAAACCAGAAGACAACCCGAACGGTCTCGTGGAGGAGAGCTCGTTTTCCTGCCTGTTTCCAAAGTACCGAGAGAAGTACATCAAAGAATGTTGGCCGCTGGTCGTGAAGGCGCTGAATACACACAACGTTAAGGCCGAGCTGGACCTGATCCTGGGCAACATGACCGTACGGACCACGCGCAAAACGTGGGACCCGTTCATCATCGTAAAATCGCGCGACCTCATCAAACTGCTGTCCCGGTCCGTACCGTTTGAACAGGCGGTCAAAGTACTGGAGGACGAGATTAGCTGCGAtatcattaaaattaaaaacctCGTACGCAACAAGGAAAAGTTTGTCAAGCGTCGCAGTCGACTCATTGGACCGAACGGCTGCACGTTGAAATCGCTCGAACTGCTCACGAACTGCTACGTGCTGGTGCAAGGGGCCACCGTGTCGGCGATCGGCCCCTACAAGGGCCTGCAGTGTGTCCGCAAGGTGGTAGAAGAAACGATGAAAAACATCCATCCGATCTACAACATCAAAGCGCTCATGATAAAGCGCGAGCTGATGAAGGATGAGAATCTGCGCGAGGAAAACTGGGAACGGTTCCTGCCGCGCTTCCAGGCGAAGAACACCTCCAAGCGGAACAAACCGAAGGtggtcaagaagaagaaggaatacACACCGTTCCCGCCACCGATGCAGGAAAGCAAGATCGACAAACAGCTGGCTTCCGGCGAATACTTCCTTACCGATGAGCAGAAGCGGTCCAAGAAGCGGCAGGAGGAGGTGGACAAGGAGAAGCGGAATGTGGCCGTGCAGAAGCAGCGTCGCGAGCAGGACTTTGTCGCACCGGAAGAACCGAGCAAACGGTCGAAGAGTGGACAGAGCATATCCGAGAAGCTGGACGTAAAATCGTTGAAAAGCAAAATTGCCAAGGCCAACAAGCGGGCGACAAAATCGAAATGAGAGCGCGCTTAGCAAAGTAACAAAAAGTGAATAAACCAGTTTACTGTACATTCTTCTCATGGCTACaaaattgtgtttgtgtgtgtgtgtgttgtgtttctgTGGTGTTGTCGTTTCGGTTCCCATTCGATCCCATCAACCCATGCCACACTACCCTACGGCTTAGAAAAACATGTAACTTAGCGAAAGATCGCACGCCTCGTCCAGCTTTCGTTGAAGAATTTCCTTCTCCTCTGGCGAGCGCTCGTTCACGATCGACATGCAGctatcgtcgtcgtcctcgtcctcgtccgTGTTACCCGTCGTTCCACTGCCATCGCTCGAGCTCAGCTGTTCGCCGATGATCTTCCTCAGCTCATGGTACGACTCTTTGGGCGATGCTTCCAGTGTCTGCTTCAGCTGCAGATAGATGCTTTCGGCCTGTTCGAGCACGGCCGCCAGATTCAAATTGCCCGACAGTTCGTTCACGTGCTTCAGAATCTCGGTGAAGCTGAACTGCCCATCGATAAACACGTCCATCTCCTGGTCCAGTATGGCAACGCACACAAATAGATGAAAGTTTGGACAGGGCAGCCCGGTCCACAGCACCTCCCACAGCTGCATAATGTCCGCGTTGGAAAACTCGCGCTTAAACCAGACGAGCAGCCAGCGGAAACAAAAGTACATGTTTTCCGACTGGTTTTCGCGCATATAATTGAACAGCCGCTCATTCACGAACGACAGCAGCACGCGCAAATGCTCCAGCTGCTGCTTCATGCCTTTCTGATCGATGTCGAAGTTGGCAAACACTTTGTGCATGAAGCCGACGAAGCACCAGAAGCTTTCCGCCTCGTTCTGCACCAGGCTGAGGATCGGGGCGAGCAAATCGCTCATCCCCTGGACGTAGCCCAGGTCGAAGTTGTACATGACGTACGTCATGAGGATGTCCTGCAGCTTGGCGAGATTTGGATTATCGTCGCCGGCGAAAAATTCGTACGTTCGATCCGTTCGCTTCACGTCCTTCTCGATCTGGCACTTGCGCTCTCGGTAGCCGGTAAAGTTGTGCTCCTGCGTTGCGGTCATCGTGAGCCACTGGAACTTCATCTGAAAGTATTCCTGCGTTTTGTGAGCCCTTCGCTCAtctcgctgctgggccgtgtGCTCCCAGACGTCCAGTCCGAGCAGATATTTCCACACTTCCGCTCGTATGTCTTGCTTGATGCCCTGGAAAAGGGGAAATACGAAGTATTACGCACGTGAAAGGCAGCTGACCTAGTTTTACTTACTCCACGGAAAATAATCTCCTTGACGCGTTCCGGATCAGAAATGGATCCATTCGGGCACTTTACGTCCTCCCAGGTTCCAGCGTCCAGTGGCAATCCACGATGTACCGCAGGACGTGGGGCAAGCTTCTTGGATTCCGTTTGTTCCTTCTCACCATTGACAGCAGCCGGGTGAGCTTGCTGTTGGTCTGCCGAAGACTGTCGATTCGCAGCATCTGCTTCGACGCTGGCATTCAAGTTGCTCAACCGTAGCTCACCGGGAATTGCACTTTGCGAGACTGGCCGATGAATGGGAAGGATTTGCTGCACATTGGCCCACTTCGACAGCATGTCCATGTACGGTCGTGGCCGAGGACGGGCCCGTATGTCGGCAATGTTGAGCTCGGAAAACGATTTCTGTAGCTTATCCTGATCCGGGTCGTCGATACATCGATAGAAGTTCTTCCGGTGTGTGCTCTTCCGCACGCAACGGAACCGTTCCAGTAGCTGGAGCAGTACACTGGTCGATGTTTGCCGGAACAGATACACGCTGTGCACCGTGTGGTCGTGGTTGTAAAAGCGCAGTTCGTCCCTATACGTTTCGAGACCCTTCAGTTCGCGCAGAAACACGCGGATGGACAGTTTCGCTTTCGTTGTGGCACCTGTCGTGGCCGGCGGTTCCTCACTGGTTGCCCGCACTGGCATGCATGCTATCGAAGCAGGTTGCTGTGGTTGCTGTGGTGACGGTTGCCGAGAAATCGGATCCACCAAAGACCAGCCGCTTTCGAGGCTCTCGGAATCGGTGATGTCGCAGGTTTCGGGCTTCCACTCGAACACGTGCAGATTCGTCTTAATGCACTGGCCAAACGTAAGGATGCCTTCCGAGTTTAGCGCCGCAATGTACGATGCGTTGGCCTGCTTTAGCAACACGCCGTTTTGGATGAATTTTTCCTGTACGCAGCAGCAATGTCGTCGTGTGCAgccaaagccaaaaaaaaaacgaagcgtTTGAATCATTTGCACCAGAAAGTGAAAATTACCGTCACTTTCGAAGGACACCCATGCGATGACCCACGAACAGTCGCTTACTTACCTCGATGCCACTCTCGTTCGCATCCATGATTCTTCGTTGTCCTGTTGTGACGGGGAAGGGAGTTGTTCGATGTGGTTCGTTGTCCGCACTGTTAGATCGCTGATGACGACACCTGATGCGagcaggttttgttttttcctccctcgGAAGATACCTCGTTTAGTCACTCGCACTACGTGTTAACTCCACCGTCGGAGAATAACGAGCAGCGACTGGGAACTGCATCAGCAGTTATGTTTTGCGACAATCGTTGCACAACGCACTGTTTATTTCGCACCCTCAAACGTACATTTTGACAAAACGCTCGTCTAAAAATGAACGCAAAACGCTGACTCGCTTTTATGcgcaacaataaaaaacaataggggaatctgtgtgtgtgtgtgttttttttttcttttgtgtctCTTCCTGCCGTCACAACATTCCACGAACAACACATGAACAACGTCCACAGCACACTGACAACACTTTTGACAGTTGTGCgcaatacaaaaacaaatcagCGAGCGAGGTGCAATACGGCGCGAGCGAAAAGAATAGAAATTAATTGATAAAATTTACCTTTGCTTCAAGAAATAATCATGATTTCGATACAATGAGGTGGATATATGAAGAGGCCAATcgataaatgaataaaaatagaCCTTGCCATTGCAACACACCGGGTGAAAATTATATGTAAATCGCAAaccatgaaatatttcaagccCTCTGATTCCTGATTTCTCCACTGAGAAACAACCACAGGGCACCTTCCGACTGTCAGCGATGTAAACAATTTGTTATTCAATGCTCTGCATTCCGTGTGATGAACACAAACGAAATGTGAGAAAAACGTTTATTTCCCATCCATTTCACCCTGACAAAGCTATGAAAAAGTAATACGCGTGAACAATATTTGTGGTGTGATAAACTTCCTTATCTTGCAAAGAATGATGGTAGTTTAGCTCGTTTGTGACGGAATATAGTAGCATTGTTTCGATTCAATCAGTCCCGAAACCTGACTGGGACACATCCACACCATGAAACGAATGTCGGAGATTGAATGTAAAAGCTTGCCCGTCGGTAAGGCGCGTGAAAAGTTGTTACGCACACGTAACAAGCGGAAGtacaaaaggaagaagaatgcaCGGACGATGAAACGTTTCTGCAGCTTCAAAGAGGCAGGAATCCATTACGCCACAGAACCGTATCAGCGGAACAGAGCTCATCACGCGCCGCAACCGTACGCGACAGGTGCCGAACCGTGCAACGAGGTCCGCTTGAAGCACGCACAGAACGTGTGGGTTCGAACGTATCAACGGATAGTGAAATGGCACGGCAAGCATCAGTTGAACTACTGGAAGCAGTGTGCTCAACAGCTGAAAGCAGAAAATGTTCGTTTGAAGCGAGTAATGCTGACGCCACGGCCCTCCGCGAATGCCGAGACTATGGATTCCGACGACGATTACGCCTATGCGGACGATCCGTACGGCGATACAGAGGACGAAATGAGTGCTGACGAATTTGACGGTAAGCAAGCTCGGCGAAAGGTGTTCAATTGATAACGCTATGAAAGAGTAAAAGTATTGGCTGCAATGCACGGCGTTATGCTTTCTGTGGCGCttgtaaaagaaaaagctTTAAATCTTGCCAGTAAATCGACAAAGACATTAACGCGCTTGTGGGTGAAGGGggaagaaaacgaaatgaaagGAAATTTCATTTTAACCCAAAAACTCGACTGTGATGTGTGGATTGGCACCCAATCCTGTTCccacttttttctctttgcagCAATCGAAGGATCTCAACATGAACAACTTCAACGACAGTGCCAGCGACGAACCTCCGCCACGGAGCGAGAAGAACCGTCGCTAccgcaggaggaggaggaggaggagcaggaggaAGAGCTTGACGAGGAGTTCCTCGCGTTCATGGAGGTGTCCGCGCGACACCGGCTCGAGCATCGGCGACTGAAAAATGAAAGTGTTCATTAATTAGatttatgaataaattaatACCGCTTAAAgcaccttccttttttttcgagtgTTCGCCGTTTCGCCGTGGCGTCGTCGTTTCTTCTCCCACGATATGACGCGACGGGCTGACGGTGTTGTCCTGACCTGGGTCCGCAACTGGACGAACGTTACGTAACCGTGTGTTTGCGCACGACCGACGGGTGATGGCGATCCCCGGATCTGGAGGATCATTAAAATCAGATCACTTGCCACCGTTAAGCCGATGGACGTGTATCGGTTGCCTTTCCGCGTGCTCtgcttcggtttcggttttgaATGGAGATTAAGTGCGGCTCATATTTGGGCTGCCCCACGTTTTCGACACCTTCGAATCTTGACGGCCCTGCGTTACGCGCAGTCGCGGCGAGATGGCCCGCTGATAATGCCAGCCAAAatggtttcactttttgcTGGCCGGCTTTTCGGGACGGATTGCTGATAGATGGGTGATTTCTTGAACACGAACCGGACCCGGGCCCGTTCTCCTTATGCCACGGTGTATGCAGACACCCGCCAATGCGCACCCTCCGAAGAACCTGGGGGATGTAAATTGATTGTTTCTGCCCACCGGCGTGAacagcgtttgtgtgtgtgtgtatgtatgttgatggttgattgaaaattaaatttgactTCTGCGTTGCTTGAGTATGGaccatggggggggggggggggggggggagatagGGGAACCCGGCCGAGCAGGATAGTCGCTTAATCTTTTAATGCTACGCAGGAACAAGTGACGGCGGACTGGATCTGGAGTGCGTATATCGCTCATCCGTTCTGCTGAAGCTCGTGCGTTCTACAAGACACACATTCCATTTCCTTTAATCTGTACCTCCGTTCTCCAGTTCCAATTCCGAGACCGAGGGGGGGCTTGAGGTGGTGTAGCGGCATTCCCCTCCCCGTCCTTCACTGGGACCGGATTCCTCCCTGTTTCGACAAACATTCTTTCCGGTTTCACCCTTCGCACACTGTTTGGCGTCAATTTTGGTCGCTCGCTGCGATTGAAGCGGGTCAATTGCACAGCCCCAAGCGAGGTGGTTCTGTAGGAATCCGCAAAAAAGACACACGAGAAATACTCGAACCGGTGATAAAGCGAGCGTTGAGGGAAGGCGGGGGATGGCGCGGAATCGGGCTCGGTGTGGAATATTTGGAGTGGTGACGATTGGAAGTGTTaaattgtttgcttgttttattttttctcctatCATTTCCAACGTTTCTCGGTGCCTTGGCGAGCGTGTTCTATCTACAGTTCATCACAGCTATTTGAGTCACACAGCAAGTCGGATAAGCAAACTAGAGCAGGCTCGCTCAATGTCATTTTGGCCTGCTCAGTTGGATGGGTCGGCAGAGTATGTAGAGAGCCGTTGTGCTTCGATCGCATTCCGTTCCTTCTCCGGCAGGTCCTCGGGCGCGCGTTTGTCTCGAAATTCGGGTGCACCTATTTATGGAGCTGCGCAGCTCCACACGGCGCGACAAAAAGGATGCATCGGATGCACAACTCGAGGGGCGAACAAGAAACTCCCAGCGATCCCAAATATCTAACAGCAATTCATTGCACTGCGCATTGCCGCGATGCATTCGCTTGTgaacgtgtgtgtgcctgtgggTCCCCTTCCCCATCCCATCCATTCCATCTCTCGCGCCGTAGGAGCAACTCCACAGGTCCAACAGGACTCTGTGTGGCAGGAT
It contains:
- the LOC118514088 gene encoding NEDD8; the encoded protein is MLIKVKTLTGKEIEIDIEPTDKVDRIKERVEEKEGIPPQQQRLIFSGKQMNDDKTAQDYKVQGGSVLHLVLALRGGCL
- the LOC118514085 gene encoding KRR1 small subunit processome component homolog; translation: MSDSESDTGDVEKGIEHFNGPVENAWLMKIPEFKPEDNPNGLVEESSFSCLFPKYREKYIKECWPLVVKALNTHNVKAELDLILGNMTVRTTRKTWDPFIIVKSRDLIKLLSRSVPFEQAVKVLEDEISCDIIKIKNLVRNKEKFVKRRSRLIGPNGCTLKSLELLTNCYVLVQGATVSAIGPYKGLQCVRKVVEETMKNIHPIYNIKALMIKRELMKDENLREENWERFLPRFQAKNTSKRNKPKVVKKKKEYTPFPPPMQESKIDKQLASGEYFLTDEQKRSKKRQEEVDKEKRNVAVQKQRREQDFVAPEEPSKRSKSGQSISEKLDVKSLKSKIAKANKRATKSK
- the LOC118514078 gene encoding TBC1 domain family member 15 — translated: MDANESGIEEKFIQNGVLLKQANASYIAALNSEGILTFGQCIKTNLHVFEWKPETCDITDSESLESGWSLVDPISRQPSPQQPQQPASIACMPVRATSEEPPATTGATTKAKLSIRVFLRELKGLETYRDELRFYNHDHTVHSVYLFRQTSTSVLLQLLERFRCVRKSTHRKNFYRCIDDPDQDKLQKSFSELNIADIRARPRPRPYMDMLSKWANVQQILPIHRPVSQSAIPGELRLSNLNASVEADAANRQSSADQQQAHPAAVNGEKEQTESKKLAPRPAVHRGLPLDAGTWEDVKCPNGSISDPERVKEIIFRGGIKQDIRAEVWKYLLGLDVWEHTAQQRDERRAHKTQEYFQMKFQWLTMTATQEHNFTGYRERKCQIEKDVKRTDRTYEFFAGDDNPNLAKLQDILMTYVMYNFDLGYVQGMSDLLAPILSLVQNEAESFWCFVGFMHKVFANFDIDQKGMKQQLEHLRVLLSFVNERLFNYMRENQSENMYFCFRWLLVWFKREFSNADIMQLWEVLWTGLPCPNFHLFVCVAILDQEMDVFIDGQFSFTEILKHVNELSGNLNLAAVLEQAESIYLQLKQTLEASPKESYHELRKIIGEQLSSSDGSGTTGNTDEDEDDDDSCMSIVNERSPEEKEILQRKLDEACDLSLSYMFF
- the LOC118514086 gene encoding uncharacterized protein LOC118514086 translates to MKRMSEIECKSLPVGKAREKLLRTRNKRKYKRKKNARTMKRFCSFKEAGIHYATEPYQRNRAHHAPQPYATGAEPCNEVRLKHAQNVWVRTYQRIVKWHGKHQLNYWKQCAQQLKAENVRLKRVMLTPRPSANAETMDSDDDYAYADDPYGDTEDEMSADEFDAIEGSQHEQLQRQCQRRTSATEREEPSLPQEEEEEEQEEELDEEFLAFMEVSARHRLEHRRLKNESVH